One Gordonia sp. SID5947 genomic region harbors:
- a CDS encoding DUF222 domain-containing protein, producing MRRGTPRARTGTDRPDALGCDTDRARADGTGDRQPDRRRNRGTTRGEDRRLNEFTIVATPDGRAAITGDLDMIIGEKLIAAINSLAQPRPEPDGSPDTRTRGQQRADALEQILDAAATADSRRVTPPKAHLTLTIPVDTPDLASLTWLGPISQATAKMLACDAGITEIIIDANRAPLDMGYEQRLFTPHQRTAITTRDRCCIKCGGPAAWSHIHHMIHWHDGGPTDLDNGCLLCPSCHAHVHAHGWDIVIGIDRHPWLIPPTTIDPHRTPLPAHNRRTMHLDETAA from the coding sequence GTGCGACGAGGAACGCCTCGAGCACGAACGGGCACTGATCGCCCAGACGCTCTCGGGTGCGACACCGACAGAGCTCGAGCAGACGGCACGGGCGATCGGCAACCAGATCGCCGCCGAAACCGGGGGACTACCCGCGGGGAAGATCGCCGGCTCAACGAATTCACCATCGTCGCGACCCCGGACGGACGGGCGGCGATCACCGGCGACCTCGACATGATCATCGGCGAAAAGCTGATCGCGGCGATCAACTCGTTGGCCCAACCACGCCCGGAGCCGGACGGTTCCCCCGACACCCGCACCCGTGGCCAGCAACGCGCCGACGCACTCGAACAAATCCTCGACGCCGCCGCCACCGCAGATTCGAGGCGGGTGACACCACCGAAAGCCCACCTCACCCTGACCATCCCCGTCGACACCCCCGACCTCGCATCACTGACCTGGTTGGGCCCGATATCACAGGCGACAGCCAAGATGCTGGCCTGCGACGCCGGCATCACCGAGATCATCATCGACGCCAACCGGGCACCCCTGGACATGGGCTACGAACAGCGCCTGTTCACCCCACACCAACGCACAGCCATCACCACCCGCGACCGATGCTGCATCAAATGCGGCGGCCCCGCCGCCTGGAGCCACATCCACCACATGATCCACTGGCACGACGGTGGCCCCACCGACCTCGACAACGGCTGCCTACTCTGCCCCTCCTGCCACGCCCACGTCCACGCCCACGGCTGGGACATCGTGATCGGAATCGACCGCCACCCCTGGCTCATCCCACCCACCACCATCGACCCACACCGAACACCACTACCCGCCCACAACCGCCGCACCATGCACCTCGACGAGACCGCCGCCTGA
- a CDS encoding acyl-CoA dehydrogenase: MAAPLSRRDLEFLLYEWLDVEELTSRDRFREHSRETFDAVLELSEDLATKRFAPFNKLGDQNEPFVGDDGKVVLPAEIGSGIAEFVKAGLMAGSFDEELGGMQLPTVISRASSAWFQAANAAMSSYTFLTMGNANLLAEYGTPEQLDTWVRPMVEGRFFGTMCLSEPQAGSSLADITTKAEPMADGTYRITGTKMWISAGEHELAENIVHLVLAKAPGGGPGVKGISLFIVPKYLADGTRNDVALVGLNHKMGNRATTNTLLNFGDGTHSPTTESGAVGYLVGEEHRGLSYMFHMMNEARIGVGFLATSLGYAGYLASVEYAKVRTQGRPVDQKDPASKPVPIIEHADVKRMLLAQKSYVEGALALGLYCSKLVDEQATSSGEAHSRAGLLLDVLTPIAKSWPSQWCLEANSLAIQVHGGYGYTKEFDVEQYYRDNRLNPIHEGTHGIHGLDLLGRKVVMQGGAGLSLLAETIGATIKRAAADDATAPYADELRVAVDQLVATTAQAWSAGDPALSLANATAYLEAAGHIVLAWMWLEQLLAAADQTGDFYDGKRAAAQYFFRHELPKTEVALSLVAALDRTTLDTDPAWF, translated from the coding sequence ATGGCCGCCCCACTCTCCCGTCGCGATCTAGAGTTCCTGCTCTACGAATGGCTTGACGTCGAGGAGCTGACCAGCCGCGATCGGTTCCGCGAACACTCGCGGGAGACGTTCGACGCGGTACTGGAACTCAGCGAGGACCTGGCCACCAAACGCTTCGCCCCCTTCAACAAGCTCGGCGACCAGAACGAACCGTTCGTCGGTGACGACGGCAAGGTCGTGCTGCCCGCGGAGATCGGTTCCGGCATCGCCGAGTTCGTCAAGGCCGGCCTGATGGCCGGTTCGTTCGACGAGGAACTGGGTGGCATGCAGCTGCCCACCGTGATCAGTCGGGCATCGAGCGCCTGGTTCCAGGCCGCCAACGCGGCCATGTCGTCGTACACCTTCCTCACCATGGGCAACGCGAATCTGCTCGCCGAATACGGGACGCCCGAACAGCTCGACACCTGGGTACGACCCATGGTCGAGGGCCGCTTCTTCGGCACGATGTGCTTGTCGGAGCCTCAGGCCGGCTCGTCACTTGCCGACATCACCACCAAGGCCGAGCCGATGGCCGACGGCACCTACCGGATCACCGGCACCAAGATGTGGATCTCGGCGGGCGAGCACGAACTCGCGGAGAACATCGTGCACCTGGTTCTCGCCAAGGCGCCCGGTGGCGGACCCGGCGTCAAGGGCATCTCCTTGTTCATCGTGCCCAAGTACCTGGCCGACGGCACCCGTAACGATGTCGCGCTCGTCGGCCTCAACCACAAGATGGGCAACCGCGCGACCACCAACACGCTTCTCAACTTTGGCGATGGAACACACTCCCCGACAACAGAATCCGGCGCCGTCGGATATCTGGTGGGCGAGGAACATCGCGGCCTGAGCTACATGTTCCACATGATGAACGAGGCGCGGATCGGGGTCGGATTCCTGGCCACGTCCCTGGGATACGCGGGCTACCTGGCGTCGGTCGAATACGCCAAGGTCCGCACGCAGGGACGGCCCGTCGACCAGAAGGACCCGGCGAGCAAGCCGGTACCGATCATCGAGCACGCCGACGTCAAGCGAATGCTGCTGGCGCAGAAGTCATATGTCGAAGGCGCGCTGGCGCTCGGCCTGTACTGCAGCAAGCTGGTCGACGAACAGGCCACCAGCAGCGGCGAGGCCCACTCCCGGGCGGGTCTGCTCCTCGACGTCCTGACCCCGATCGCGAAGAGCTGGCCGTCGCAGTGGTGCCTGGAGGCCAACAGCCTCGCCATCCAGGTCCACGGCGGTTACGGCTACACCAAGGAATTCGACGTCGAGCAGTACTACCGCGACAACCGGTTGAACCCGATCCACGAGGGCACCCACGGCATCCACGGACTCGATCTACTCGGTCGCAAGGTGGTCATGCAGGGCGGGGCGGGCCTGAGCCTGCTCGCCGAGACCATCGGCGCCACCATCAAGCGGGCCGCCGCCGACGATGCCACCGCCCCGTATGCCGACGAGCTGCGGGTGGCTGTCGACCAGCTGGTCGCCACCACCGCCCAGGCGTGGTCGGCCGGCGATCCGGCACTGTCACTGGCCAACGCCACCGCCTACCTCGAGGCCGCCGGACACATCGTCCTGGCCTGGATGTGGCTGGAGCAACTGCTCGCGGCCGCAGATCAGACGGGCGACTTCTACGACGGGAAACGTGCTGCCGCCCAGTACTTCTTCCGCCATGAGCTGCCGAAGACCGAGGTGGCGCTGTCGCTGGTCGCAGCACTCGACCGCACCACCCTGGACACCGACCCGGCCTGGTTCTGA
- a CDS encoding SGNH/GDSL hydrolase family protein — protein MRYVAVGDSFTEGVGDEPGGVNPRGWADLVAAGLAAHHGEIQYANLAIRGRLLAPIATEQVDAALSLDPLPTLLTFNGGGNDMLRPGSDLAELIELTRTAVRRCTDAGVQVVLLAGADPSSGLPFGEKIRDRGEYLTAEIAALAAEEDLTFVDMFHDSEIRRPAYWSDDRLHLNSIGHQRVAAHVLRALGVHTLAVPDRPASPISGYRWTEDLRFTRSHLAPWVIRRLRGRSSGDDREAKYPMWTAVEPQAMSR, from the coding sequence GTGCGATACGTTGCTGTCGGCGACAGTTTCACCGAAGGCGTCGGAGATGAACCCGGCGGGGTGAACCCTCGCGGTTGGGCCGATCTGGTGGCGGCCGGTCTCGCCGCCCACCACGGCGAGATCCAATACGCGAATCTCGCGATCCGCGGGCGCCTGCTGGCACCGATCGCCACCGAGCAGGTCGACGCTGCGCTGTCGCTCGATCCCTTGCCGACCCTGCTCACGTTCAACGGCGGCGGCAACGACATGTTGCGCCCCGGCAGCGACCTCGCCGAACTGATCGAACTCACCCGCACAGCGGTGCGCCGATGCACCGACGCCGGGGTCCAGGTCGTCTTGCTCGCCGGCGCGGACCCGTCGTCGGGGCTGCCCTTCGGAGAGAAGATCCGCGACCGGGGTGAGTACCTGACCGCAGAGATCGCAGCGTTGGCCGCCGAAGAGGACCTGACGTTCGTGGACATGTTCCACGACAGCGAGATCCGACGCCCGGCCTACTGGTCCGACGACCGCCTCCACCTCAATTCGATCGGTCACCAGCGGGTTGCGGCGCACGTGTTGCGCGCCCTCGGCGTGCACACCCTGGCGGTGCCCGACCGGCCGGCGTCGCCGATCAGTGGCTACCGCTGGACCGAGGATCTGCGTTTCACCCGCAGCCACCTGGCCCCGTGGGTCATCCGCCGACTCCGGGGCCGATCCTCGGGTGACGATCGGGAGGCGAAGTACCCGATGTGGACCGCGGTCGAACCACAGGCAATGTCGCGGTAG
- a CDS encoding FAD-dependent oxidoreductase has translation MDDDHNDFSRRSVLRGAAAAAVLAGTAVALPNVKVPSAQAVPRTNTRRPREVAIFGGGMSGLAAAHELIERGFRVTVYEPAYLGGKARSHDVPGTARGGRLPLPGEHGFRFFPGCYQHVTESMERIPLSRGGNVKDRHLINVETAVIAFDEAGYAPTTAPASIMGFVDHAPAIVALDNLRNALTTGLKFIVDVPPQELAYFVTRELIIATSCQERRLGQWEKQSWIQFVKAKGKSPAYQRYLAGALTRALVAAKSQTASARTIGQIGLALATSATGLVGQYDAGLVHGGVDRILNAPTNHAWIDPWVAHLRHLGVNFVMGEGVTDFQLSRGRITGAVLGSGGSVSADWYVASMPLDRLRPLLSPSLLAADPSLAGIRELEDDWMVGIQYFLSRRSDMPPSHIAALGTPWALTGLFQARPWDVDFAKTYGDGRVRDCLSIDISDWEKPGILYGKPAKQCSKREIAREVWAQMSRAMNSGGKKILRSEEIVTWSLDPGVTWSPQIANATPLMVNTAGSYQHRPTAYTKIPNLFIGGDHVRTNIDLATMEGANESGRRAANAILTAADSSSRPAPVLPLWELPMLDPIKAEDRKRYRAGLPHFLDV, from the coding sequence ATGGACGACGATCACAACGACTTCTCCCGGCGTTCGGTGCTGAGGGGCGCAGCCGCCGCGGCCGTGCTGGCCGGCACCGCCGTCGCGCTTCCGAATGTGAAAGTGCCGTCGGCACAAGCAGTTCCACGAACCAATACCCGCAGGCCGCGCGAGGTCGCCATCTTCGGTGGTGGCATGTCGGGGCTGGCCGCCGCGCATGAACTCATCGAACGGGGTTTCCGGGTCACCGTTTACGAACCCGCCTACCTGGGCGGCAAGGCGCGAAGTCACGATGTTCCGGGAACTGCGCGCGGCGGACGACTCCCCCTCCCCGGCGAGCACGGCTTCCGCTTCTTCCCGGGGTGCTATCAACACGTGACCGAATCGATGGAGCGTATCCCGCTGTCGCGGGGTGGCAACGTCAAGGACCGGCATCTCATCAACGTCGAGACCGCGGTCATCGCCTTCGACGAGGCCGGTTACGCACCCACCACGGCACCGGCGTCGATCATGGGTTTCGTCGACCACGCGCCGGCCATCGTCGCACTGGACAACCTCCGCAACGCATTGACCACGGGACTCAAATTCATCGTCGACGTACCCCCGCAAGAACTCGCCTACTTCGTGACACGGGAACTCATCATCGCGACCAGCTGTCAGGAACGACGACTGGGTCAGTGGGAGAAGCAATCCTGGATTCAGTTCGTGAAGGCGAAAGGCAAATCACCCGCCTACCAACGCTATCTGGCCGGCGCCCTCACCCGAGCACTGGTGGCGGCCAAGTCGCAGACCGCCTCGGCGCGCACGATCGGGCAGATCGGACTGGCCCTGGCCACCTCGGCAACGGGGCTGGTCGGTCAATACGACGCAGGCCTCGTCCACGGTGGCGTGGACCGAATTCTCAACGCCCCCACCAATCACGCCTGGATCGACCCCTGGGTCGCGCACCTTCGTCACCTCGGGGTGAATTTCGTGATGGGTGAGGGTGTCACCGACTTCCAACTCTCACGCGGCCGCATCACCGGCGCGGTTCTGGGATCCGGCGGCTCGGTCTCCGCGGATTGGTACGTCGCGTCCATGCCACTCGACCGTCTCCGGCCACTCCTCAGCCCGTCGTTGCTGGCGGCGGATCCGTCGCTCGCGGGCATCCGAGAACTCGAGGACGACTGGATGGTCGGCATTCAGTACTTCCTGTCCCGCCGCTCGGATATGCCGCCGAGCCACATCGCCGCGCTCGGCACGCCGTGGGCCTTGACCGGGTTGTTCCAGGCCCGGCCCTGGGACGTCGACTTCGCCAAGACCTATGGCGACGGCCGGGTCCGCGACTGTCTGTCCATCGACATCTCCGACTGGGAGAAGCCGGGCATCCTGTACGGCAAACCCGCAAAGCAGTGTTCCAAACGAGAGATCGCGCGGGAGGTCTGGGCGCAGATGAGCCGGGCGATGAACTCCGGCGGAAAGAAGATCCTCCGCAGCGAGGAGATCGTCACCTGGTCACTCGACCCGGGGGTCACCTGGTCACCACAGATCGCCAACGCGACGCCCCTGATGGTCAACACCGCAGGGTCATATCAACACCGCCCAACGGCCTACACGAAGATCCCGAACCTCTTCATCGGTGGCGATCACGTCCGCACCAACATCGACCTCGCCACGATGGAGGGCGCCAACGAGTCCGGACGGCGGGCCGCCAACGCCATTCTGACCGCGGCGGACAGCTCGTCCCGTCCCGCGCCGGTTCTCCCACTGTGGGAGTTGCCGATGCTCGACCCGATCAAGGCGGAGGACCGCAAACGTTATCGTGCGGGACTACCGCACTTCCTCGACGTCTGA
- a CDS encoding PH domain-containing protein, with amino-acid sequence MTQPERPFADRFRDDSPDEWHRLSPWMIAVRPIEQLPQLIPLIIAIVFAGRGAPDISIILTAIAIPLITIVPWLVTRYQVTDEHVRVRSGLITRKVATARRDRIRSVDLTASVPHRVLGLKKIRIGTGGDKESSVVELNAIPAADADRLYRHLMATAVRTANTVEATGTGPPSTPPEQLTRLQLSWLRFAPFSLTGFAAAAAAGGLAAQFANEAGLFEQGATAAEEAFDRIRDIPVPVVVTVSVIAVVVVGALLSFGGYVLAYWNFSLVRNHQDGTLLVRRGLLTTNAGSLDEERVRGVHLHEPVLMRVVGGARLNAIATGSSKHPLLLPPAPVDEAVRVGQLVAHDGDELTAPLDRHGAGALSRRLTRGFSGACCSPSSW; translated from the coding sequence ATGACGCAACCTGAGCGGCCCTTCGCGGACCGCTTCCGCGACGACTCCCCTGATGAGTGGCACCGCCTGTCCCCGTGGATGATCGCTGTCAGGCCGATCGAGCAGCTGCCCCAGCTCATCCCGTTGATCATCGCCATCGTCTTCGCAGGCCGCGGCGCGCCGGACATCAGCATCATCCTCACCGCGATCGCGATCCCGCTGATCACGATCGTGCCGTGGCTGGTGACACGCTATCAGGTGACCGATGAGCATGTGCGGGTCCGCAGCGGTCTGATCACCCGGAAGGTCGCGACCGCACGGCGAGATCGCATACGAAGTGTCGACCTCACCGCATCGGTACCGCATCGCGTGTTGGGGCTCAAGAAGATCCGGATCGGCACAGGCGGCGACAAGGAGTCGTCGGTGGTTGAACTCAACGCCATCCCGGCCGCCGACGCCGACAGGTTGTACCGCCACCTGATGGCGACCGCGGTGCGGACCGCGAACACGGTCGAGGCCACCGGGACTGGCCCGCCGTCGACTCCGCCGGAACAGCTGACCAGACTCCAACTCTCGTGGTTGCGGTTCGCGCCGTTCTCGTTGACCGGGTTCGCAGCGGCCGCCGCCGCGGGTGGCCTCGCGGCGCAGTTCGCCAACGAGGCCGGCCTGTTCGAGCAGGGCGCCACCGCAGCCGAAGAGGCCTTTGACCGCATCCGCGACATCCCGGTCCCGGTCGTGGTGACCGTTTCGGTGATCGCCGTCGTCGTCGTGGGTGCGCTGCTGTCCTTTGGCGGTTACGTACTCGCATACTGGAACTTCTCACTCGTCCGCAATCACCAGGACGGGACACTGCTCGTGCGTCGCGGCCTTCTCACCACCAACGCCGGCAGCCTCGACGAAGAGCGCGTCCGGGGCGTCCATCTGCACGAGCCGGTGCTGATGCGTGTGGTCGGTGGCGCGCGACTCAACGCGATCGCCACCGGATCGTCGAAGCATCCGTTGTTGCTGCCGCCCGCGCCGGTCGACGAGGCGGTCCGGGTGGGTCAACTCGTCGCACATGATGGCGACGAACTCACCGCGCCCCTTGACCGGCACGGCGCAGGGGCGCTGAGTCGGCGTCTGACCCGCGGCTTCTCGGGGGCCTGTTGTTCGCCGTCGTCATGGTGA
- a CDS encoding PH domain-containing protein, whose amino-acid sequence MIGPLTWPWLIVAAVVAVASAVLGLLRYRHLGVRVSERAVVIAPPRIARHRYVVSRDGVVGWASSASFFQRRRGVETVVLATAAGSEAYAAVDLDPVAASALMTSVSSELIAPFVVVPSTPPDRPWRDRTVADRISARHPTAE is encoded by the coding sequence GTGATCGGTCCGCTCACCTGGCCGTGGTTGATCGTTGCCGCGGTGGTTGCCGTCGCGTCGGCGGTGCTCGGACTACTGCGGTACCGGCATCTCGGTGTCCGTGTGAGCGAGCGGGCCGTGGTGATCGCCCCGCCACGCATCGCGCGCCACCGCTACGTCGTCAGCCGAGATGGAGTCGTCGGTTGGGCCTCGTCGGCGTCGTTCTTCCAGCGGCGTCGCGGCGTAGAGACGGTCGTGCTCGCCACCGCTGCCGGGTCCGAAGCGTATGCCGCCGTCGATCTCGATCCGGTCGCCGCGTCCGCGCTGATGACCTCGGTGTCATCAGAGCTCATCGCGCCGTTCGTGGTCGTACCGTCGACACCGCCCGATCGGCCATGGCGCGACCGAACAGTCGCCGATCGCATTTCGGCCCGCCACCCCACCGCCGAGTGA
- a CDS encoding TetR/AcrR family transcriptional regulator: protein MTVTRAGDSAAAERIRQAAIASFAEVGYGGTSTRQIAKRLNMSAAAMYPHYRSKEELLYAIALQGHRGVLAALRAVDDDSLPDDERLRAVVREFAQWQAEHHQLAKVVQYELHGLTREHYREITAIRRDTSEILGAIVRRGVASGKFTVDAPDDAVLALSSLCVDVCRWFPSRTHRDPETLGRTYGDLAVRMVR from the coding sequence ATGACCGTGACGCGTGCCGGTGACTCGGCGGCAGCCGAACGGATCCGTCAGGCGGCGATCGCCTCCTTCGCCGAGGTCGGGTACGGCGGGACGTCTACGCGCCAGATCGCCAAACGATTGAACATGAGTGCCGCCGCGATGTACCCGCACTACCGATCGAAAGAAGAACTCCTCTACGCCATCGCACTTCAGGGCCACCGCGGTGTGCTGGCGGCTCTGCGGGCCGTCGACGATGATTCCCTGCCCGACGACGAGCGGCTGCGGGCGGTCGTACGGGAATTCGCGCAATGGCAGGCCGAGCACCATCAACTCGCGAAAGTCGTGCAGTACGAACTGCACGGATTGACGCGTGAACACTACCGCGAGATCACGGCGATCCGTCGGGATACGTCCGAGATTCTCGGGGCCATCGTGCGTCGGGGTGTGGCGTCAGGGAAGTTCACCGTCGACGCACCCGACGATGCCGTGCTGGCGCTCTCGTCGCTGTGTGTCGACGTGTGCCGATGGTTCCCGTCGCGGACACACCGTGATCCCGAGACGCTGGGCCGGACCTACGGTGATCTGGCCGTGCGGATGGTCCGGTAG
- a CDS encoding SGNH/GDSL hydrolase family protein, with protein sequence MSDIRLIAALGSSYAAGPGIPPVDDPAAMRSSRNYAHLLADHLDARLVDLSVSGATTDNILRTDQISPTGARFGPQIDRLPADADVVTVTAGGNDLQYIGFMLAAAWRQHAPASQIAMLVAGMVSDPVPDPTNDDIERTADGLAEVVDAVRERAPRARIVLVDYLTAITDRTVAGHDVPFSAADLTKAQRIQAALHDAHLLARNRSGAKLLSASSLSEAHALGDPAPWVFGFFTDLNRVGASFHPNAEGMAAVAEGLRELLG encoded by the coding sequence GTGTCCGACATCCGCCTCATCGCCGCCCTCGGCAGCTCGTACGCGGCCGGTCCCGGAATCCCGCCGGTGGACGACCCGGCTGCGATGCGCTCCTCACGGAACTATGCCCACCTCCTCGCCGACCATCTCGATGCCCGACTGGTCGACCTCTCGGTGTCAGGCGCGACGACTGACAACATTCTCCGCACCGACCAGATCTCGCCGACCGGCGCACGATTCGGGCCGCAGATCGACCGGCTGCCGGCCGATGCCGACGTCGTCACCGTCACCGCGGGCGGAAACGATCTGCAGTACATCGGATTCATGCTCGCCGCCGCGTGGCGCCAGCACGCGCCGGCATCGCAGATCGCGATGTTGGTCGCCGGAATGGTCAGCGATCCGGTTCCGGATCCGACGAATGACGACATCGAGCGCACCGCCGATGGCCTCGCCGAGGTGGTCGACGCGGTACGCGAACGCGCCCCACGGGCGCGAATCGTTCTGGTCGACTATCTGACCGCGATCACCGACCGCACCGTCGCGGGACATGACGTCCCTTTTTCCGCAGCAGATCTGACCAAGGCGCAGCGTATTCAGGCGGCCCTGCATGACGCTCACCTGCTGGCGAGAAACAGATCTGGTGCCAAACTGCTGTCCGCGTCCTCACTGAGCGAGGCGCACGCCCTTGGCGACCCGGCACCCTGGGTTTTCGGGTTCTTCACCGATCTCAACCGGGTCGGGGCGTCTTTTCACCCCAACGCCGAGGGCATGGCAGCGGTCGCGGAAGGGCTGCGCGAGTTGCTCGGATGA
- a CDS encoding 3-oxoacyl-ACP reductase family protein, translated as MAVLDMFSMTDKVVVVTGASSGLGVSFATGFAEAGADIVLAARRAERLAETASSVEALGRRALGVPADVADPDQCQAVIDAAMETFGRVDVLINNAGVGTAFPATRETPEQFRSVIDVNLNGSYWMAQACGRVMQPGSAIINISSVLGITTAGLPQAAYAASKAGVIGLTRDLAQQWGSRKGIRVNAIAPGFFASEMTETYHDGYLDTQLPRVVLGRMGEGEELAATAVWLASPASGYVTGQTIAVDGGVTIT; from the coding sequence ATGGCAGTTCTGGACATGTTCAGCATGACCGACAAGGTGGTCGTCGTGACCGGCGCTTCGTCCGGCCTCGGCGTCTCGTTCGCGACCGGTTTCGCCGAGGCGGGCGCCGACATCGTGCTCGCGGCCCGCCGCGCCGAACGCCTCGCCGAGACCGCGTCGTCGGTGGAGGCCCTGGGCCGCAGGGCGCTCGGCGTCCCTGCCGACGTCGCCGACCCCGACCAGTGCCAGGCCGTGATCGACGCCGCGATGGAGACCTTCGGCCGAGTCGACGTGCTCATCAACAACGCGGGTGTCGGGACCGCGTTCCCCGCGACCCGCGAGACACCCGAACAGTTCCGCTCGGTCATCGACGTCAACCTCAACGGTTCGTACTGGATGGCACAGGCGTGTGGGCGGGTCATGCAGCCGGGCAGCGCGATCATCAACATCTCGAGCGTGCTCGGGATCACCACCGCGGGACTACCACAGGCGGCATATGCGGCGAGCAAGGCAGGCGTCATCGGCCTCACCCGCGACCTGGCCCAGCAGTGGGGGTCCCGCAAGGGGATTCGCGTCAACGCGATCGCGCCAGGCTTCTTCGCCAGCGAGATGACCGAGACGTACCACGACGGTTACCTGGACACGCAGCTGCCGCGCGTGGTCCTCGGACGCATGGGCGAGGGCGAGGAGCTGGCGGCCACCGCGGTCTGGCTGGCCTCACCTGCGTCCGGTTACGTCACCGGTCAGACCATCGCTGTCGACGGCGGGGTCACCATCACCTAG
- a CDS encoding PH domain-containing protein, translating to MEPTPQFLLREPVHQVDPRAVTMWRMTPLLSGIPVVAVAVVVAALADPARWAALAVAIIAVVLTAFFVTVVPGWRYRFHRWEISDDAVYTQSGWFVRTRVIIPIARIQVVDTAAGPIEQLLNLATLTVTTASSAGTIRIVGLDASAARTSAADLTARTQAHTDDAT from the coding sequence ATGGAACCGACACCGCAGTTTCTGCTCCGCGAACCCGTCCACCAGGTGGATCCACGTGCCGTGACCATGTGGCGGATGACACCGCTGCTGTCGGGTATCCCGGTCGTGGCCGTCGCCGTGGTCGTCGCAGCCCTCGCCGACCCGGCGCGTTGGGCAGCACTCGCGGTCGCGATCATCGCCGTCGTGCTCACCGCGTTCTTCGTGACCGTGGTACCGGGATGGCGGTATCGCTTTCACCGGTGGGAGATCAGCGATGATGCGGTGTACACCCAGTCCGGTTGGTTCGTCCGGACCAGGGTGATCATCCCGATCGCTCGCATCCAGGTGGTCGACACCGCGGCAGGTCCCATCGAACAGTTGCTGAACCTGGCGACCCTGACGGTCACCACCGCATCCTCGGCGGGGACCATCCGGATCGTCGGTCTCGACGCCTCGGCCGCCAGGACCTCCGCAGCCGATCTCACCGCGCGCACCCAGGCCCACACCGATGACGCAACCTGA
- a CDS encoding helix-turn-helix transcriptional regulator encodes MATALTAERVRRDIDVLSHAGLGVSEFIAESVASLTRAVPHSAACAATVDPHTLLLTSVRKYGSLVGQNTHDDEWSLIEYGTVESSAFRELAMTGTDAIGMHQMTGGDTHSSLRMAEFMTPRFDFRDEARLILRDGRQVWGGFAFFREGGEQPFEDAEIDYLDSLSQSMARGIRAGLLTTVVAEPQAAPSGPCVIIVDSANEMIQMSSDAVQQVADLLAGANSGAATSVITALVGAARRYGRGETSVPPRLRVRGASGMWLVVHASPLSNTAGRVGEVVVTIEEARPPEIVPLVVAAFGLTARERDVTQMVLQGVATKDIATALHLSAYTVQDHLKSIFGKAGVRSRRELIARIYFDQYAPRMNDPLLPSGSFDVAAG; translated from the coding sequence ATGGCCACAGCCCTGACCGCCGAGCGTGTACGCCGCGACATCGACGTCCTCTCCCACGCGGGCCTGGGGGTCAGCGAGTTCATCGCCGAATCGGTCGCATCCCTCACGCGGGCCGTCCCGCATTCCGCCGCCTGCGCGGCAACCGTGGATCCGCACACCCTGCTGCTGACGAGCGTTCGTAAATACGGCTCGCTCGTCGGTCAGAACACCCACGATGACGAGTGGAGCCTCATCGAGTACGGCACGGTCGAGTCGTCGGCGTTCCGCGAACTCGCCATGACCGGCACCGACGCGATCGGGATGCATCAGATGACCGGCGGCGACACCCATTCGTCCCTCCGGATGGCCGAGTTCATGACGCCGCGGTTCGATTTTCGCGACGAGGCGCGACTGATCCTCCGCGACGGCCGGCAGGTGTGGGGCGGGTTCGCCTTCTTTCGCGAGGGCGGCGAGCAGCCCTTCGAGGATGCCGAAATCGATTATCTCGATTCGCTCTCACAGTCGATGGCCCGCGGCATCCGGGCCGGGTTGCTCACCACCGTCGTCGCCGAACCGCAGGCGGCGCCATCGGGTCCGTGTGTGATCATCGTCGACAGCGCGAACGAGATGATCCAGATGAGTTCGGACGCAGTGCAACAGGTCGCCGACCTGCTCGCCGGGGCCAACAGCGGAGCCGCCACGTCGGTCATCACGGCGCTGGTCGGGGCGGCACGCCGTTACGGACGGGGCGAGACCTCGGTACCTCCTCGACTACGGGTTCGCGGTGCATCCGGCATGTGGCTCGTGGTCCATGCGTCGCCGTTGTCGAACACCGCGGGTCGTGTCGGGGAGGTGGTGGTGACCATCGAGGAAGCACGTCCACCGGAGATCGTGCCGCTGGTGGTCGCGGCCTTCGGCCTCACCGCCCGTGAACGGGACGTCACGCAGATGGTCCTGCAGGGCGTGGCGACCAAGGACATCGCCACCGCGCTCCACCTGTCCGCGTACACCGTTCAGGACCACCTCAAGTCGATCTTCGGCAAAGCCGGTGTGCGGAGCCGGCGCGAGCTCATCGCCCGCATCTACTTCGACCAGTACGCACCGCGGATGAACGACCCCTTGCTGCCGTCGGGGTCGTTCGACGTGGCCGCCGGATAG